Proteins from a single region of Chaetodon trifascialis isolate fChaTrf1 chromosome 10, fChaTrf1.hap1, whole genome shotgun sequence:
- the ptpn5 gene encoding tyrosine-protein phosphatase non-receptor type 5 — protein MTRRLSSSTRSHTEDSIFLRPDEDPVWLDEPTKNEKIGDGVPKKDGLPNCKDGPTGGQSQQGEEVFIHKVYTLVIEIHCWAALFVVSQVMGYWVFFLVEGNGPLSSIYKALQVIDFYLGFVLPCHPIFGMDSMVLMREVVNTKQHNWIVHGTAGIGVAICVIMVVHLVCKWRFGTGLWSSGMVSRDIGDRRQSVSRQPSFTLSEWTDAQEDLLDMEPVPQTPVFEMGTDTKTEGDAATLTVTPVGLQERRGSNVSLTLDMCTPGCTEPYGYGAQLSPRDQSAQEYLRQGTHTLTPAMLHTRAMDDQSLQAEFYETPMNFVDPKEYNYPGLVRKNRYKTILPNTHSRVILKSQDEDDFLTTYINANYLKGYGDEECAYIATQGPTVNTVGDFWRMVWQERSPIIVMITNLEEKNEKCAEYWPEDTVTHEGIEITVVTVTQEDDYSLRVFTLKCGEEERRLRQYWYTSWPDQKTPDKAPPLLELVQEVERARQEAPPSAGPIIVHCSAGIGRTGCFIATSILCKQLRTEGVVDILRTTCQLRLDRGGMIQTCEQYQFVHHVLSLYEKQLSHTAEE, from the exons ATGACCCGCCGGCTGAGCAGCTCCACCCGTTCCCATACTGAGGACTCCATCTTTCTGAGGCCCGACGAGGACCCCGTCTGGCTGGATGAGCCcacaaagaatgaaaaaatagGCGATGGAGTCCCTAAAAAAGATGGACTACCAAACTGCAAAGACGGGCCCACAGGGGGCCAAAGCCAACAGGGAGAGGAAGTGTTTATACACAAGGTGTACACGCTGGTGATTGAGATTCACTGCTGGGCTGCACTGTTTGTCGTCTCCCAAGTCATG GGGTACTGGGTGTTTTTTCTGGTAGAAGGAAATGGACCACTCTCTTCTATCTACAAAGCCCTGCAGGTCATCGACTTCTACCTTGGCTTTGTGTTACCCTGCCACCCGATTTTTGGAATGGAT TCCATGGTGCTGATGAGGGAAGTTGTAAACACCAAACAGCACAACTGGATTGTCCATGGAACTGCAGGGATTGGTGTGGCCATCTGTGTTATCATG GTTGTCCATTTGGTGTGTAAATGGCGTTTCGGCACTGGCCTGTGGTCGTCAGGAATGGTGTCGCGGGACATTGGTGACCGGCGTCAGTCTGTGAGCCGCCAGCCCTCCTTCACCCTCTCAGAGTGGACGGACGCTCAGGAGGATCTGCTTGACATGGAACCTGTGCCCCAGACGCCAGTCTTTGAAATGGGCACTGACACCAAGACGGAGGGAGACGCAGCCACCCTCACTGTCACACCAGTGGGGCTTCAGGAGAG GAGGGGCTCCAATGTTTCCCTGACCTTGGACATGTGTACACCAGGCTGCACTGAGCCCTACGGCTACGGAGCCCAGCTCTCTCCCAGAGACCAGTCAGCCCAGGAGTACCTCCGACAGGGAACACACACCCTGACCCCTGCCATGCTACACACACGGGCCATGGATGACCAGAGCCTGCAGGCTGAATTTTAT GAAACTCCCATGAACTTTGTGGACCCTAAAGAGTACAACTACCCAGGGCTGGTGAGAAAGAACCGCTACAAAACCATCCTACCCA acacacacagcagagtgatCCTGAAAtcacaggatgaagatgatttCCTCACCACCTACATCAATGCTAATTATCTCAAA ggttaTGGCGATGAGGAGTGTGCATACATTGCGACCCAGGGTCCCACCGTGAACACAGTTGGGGACTTCTGGAGGATGGTGTGGCAGGAGAGAAGCCCAATCATAGTGATGATCACTAAtctggaggagaaaaatgag AAATGTGCAGAGTACTGGCCCGAGGACACTGTGACCCACGAGGGCATCGAGATCACCGTTGTCACGGTAACACAGGAGGATGACTACAGTCTGAGGGTGTTTACTTTGAAG TGCGGGGAAGAGGAGCGTCGTCTGCGGCAGTACTGGTACACCTCGTGGCCTGATCAGAAGACTCCAGACAAGGCTCCACCTCTTCTGGAACTGGTGCAGGAAGTGGAAAGGGCCCGACAGGAAGCCCCGCCCTCTGCTGGCCCTATAATTGTTCACTGCAG TGCTGGAATTGGTCGAACTGGCTGCTTTATCGCCACCTCCATCCTGTGCAAACAGCTGAGGACTGAGGGTGTGGTTGACATCCTGAGAACCACCTGCCAGCTCCGTCTGGACAG ggGTGGAATGATCCAGACGTGTGAGCAGTACCAGTTTGTGCATCACGTCCTCAGCCTGTATGAGAAGCAGCTGTCTCACACCGCTGAGGAGTAG